Below is a window of Salvelinus sp. IW2-2015 linkage group LG35, ASM291031v2, whole genome shotgun sequence DNA.
TAATGAGGAGGTAACTTGATTTAACGCCGATCGCTTTTAAATCGAATGTCTACAGTGCGAACCGTGAAACAATGAATAAATCATGCCGCGAGAGGTACCGGATCAGGGTAAATAGCTGCCGGAACAAACAAAGTCATATCTGAAAAGGTGCCGGATCCTCTCAGAGAGTTTCTCCCATCCGGCTGACCAAAGTCCATGTAGGATGTGTTTTCATCTACTGCCAACAGTAGATACATTTCTAATTTCAGTGTAAAATGCTCCTGCCAAATAGGTTACAAATGTGCTGAAACAGATTCAATACACCTCAATGCCCTAGTTTCCTATCTGTCATTAACCGTTAGTCCCTTTCCTTAGCTTTGTGGCTAGTGGCAAAACATACCTATCTACAGTTTATGGAGTGCAAACAGTGTTGAACAGGCAGCTATATCTTTAGAACATATAGTGCTGACACACCAGGATATAGTGAGTTTCATTGATTGAGTGCCAGCAAAGATGGCCGCTGTATCTCTGGTCCAGTGTGCGCAGTTAATCATCGCTCTGTTTTTCAAGGACCCTATTTTCTGGACTTTTTGTCATGGACCGTGACAGAGGACTGTGAGTTTATAATCAAATGCAAGGTAATTTGTAGATTATTTGTCATTTATAGATAATTTATCCAATATCTTGTTATCTTCGTTATGAAATAATCACATGGATTCTGTATTctaatgtgcatgtgtgttgttatGAATGTTTTCAGTGCACAGTGTTACTGTATCATTAGAATCCTCTGTCATTCTGGGTCCAGGTGACCAACGTAAGCAAGGATACRACTCTGAAGTGGTTCAAGGACGGCGTGGAGACTCCAGCTGTGTATGACCAGCAGACTGGAGTCAGCACCATGACTGTGCAACAGGTACACATACCACATCCAGTCCTCATAGGGCTGGTTTCCTGAACCCAGATTAAACGTAATCCTGGACTAAAACACACTTTCAATGGAGAGTCTCTATTGTGAATGATTTTAATCCAGGACTAGGCTGATTCTGGGTCCAGGGAACTGGCCCAAAATGTCACATATCACTTTGCTCAACCCCACTATTTAGCGCAACCGTGGAGATTTGACCTGGCGACCTTCCGGCTACAGATCCGCCGCTCTAACTATTAAGCTACCTACCACCTCATATTTGCAGTATAGTAATGAATATGTAAAGTAATGTTCAGTAGTACTGGATGTACAGTAATGGGATGGTGGCAGATGAGGGAATAGGGTTAAGCTCAGGAGAACACATATCATCAgtgatcatcacacacacacacacacacacacacacacacacacacacacacacacacacaNcacacacacacacacacacacacacacacacacacacacacacacacagataatctGTGTCAGAGTGTCTCTCCAGTATGAGTATTTATAGATCATTGCAtaattacccactgggcacacactggttgaatcaacattgtttccacatcatttcaattaaattgcgttgaaccaacgtggaatagacgttgaattaaagtctgtgcccagtgggtaggatTATCTGTGTACAGAAAGTCAAATGTGTTCTCAAACCctatgtgtatgtgcgtgcggacattgtatttttttgttttttttgtacctttatttaactagacaagtcagttaagaacaaattcttattttcaatgacggcctagKaacagtgggttaactgccttgttcaggggacatGCAGGCACGTCTGGTAACCAgacgtgcctgcgtgtgtgtcaTAATGATTGACTSTTTTCTCTCTGGTGAATCTCAGGTGACTAAGAAGGAGGCAGGCCACTACAAAGCAAAAcatacatcacaacaagagagacacaacactacataaagagagacacaacactacataaagagagacacaacactacaacaagagagacacaacactacataaagagagacacaacactacataaagagagacacaacactacataaagagagacacaacactacataaagagagacctaagacaacaacataacaaggcagcaacaaatgacaacacagcatggtagcaacacaacatgacgacaacatggtagcaacacaacatggtagcaggacaaaaacatggtacaaacattattgggcaaagtcaacagcacaaaggtcaagaaggtagagacaacaatacaacatacaaagcagccacaactgtcagtaagagtgtccatgattgagtctttgaatgaagatgcATAGAGGTTAATGAACATTATAAACGGGGTGGTTTYagccctgaatgctgattggctgaaagccgtagAATATCAGACCATttatcacgggtatgacaaaatattacttcttactgttctaattacgttggtaaccagtttataatagcaataaggcaccttgggtgtttgtggtatatgtccaatatgccactgctaatggctgtatccaggcattcaTAGAATGGACTTTGGTCAGCCGGATGGGAGACACTTGTTGACTCTTGTTGGCCCCGGCAGGAACACTGTGGAMCAATCACRGCGCTTAGGGACCCAKCCCAGAGGTCAGAGGTGAACCAGGGGCCAATAAGGGTACACTCACAACGCGTTGcatcatgcataagaacagcccttagctgtggtatatRTGTCATGTACCATACCTCCTCAGACCTTATTGCTTACGTAGAGCCCACTGTCTGAAGACATAATTATTCTGTCTTTATTTACAGAGTATGACAAGCTCCTCCAACTCCTGAGCAAACAGTGTGGCAGGTTCAGCATAKATTTCCTAATACTATTACGCCAACATTTCAGTACTGAAACATGAGTGACTTCTCAAGCATTCTAATGAACAGTTTTTGGATGGGGACAATTTAAGATGAAGTCATATCCTGACTACAGGTTAGAATCAACTACAAATGTATTGGACCTAGACTACAGTTTAGACagcatgccctgtcaactgtcaATATCCCAACAAGGACATTCTGTCATCATCTCTCTGAGTTTgactttttcctctctctgtggcACAGCGCTGTCTGCAGGCCCAGTGAGGATTCAATGCACTGCTATGGGCTTCAAGCTCTACTGCTCTCTCAAGTACTATATCAGCTACATGAAGACCAGCTGGCACTTCAAGTGAGTTCCCTTGCCTGGCCTGGCCTCTGTACTCTGCCCTGCTGCAAGGGCTGTGCTCCAGGCCCACTGGTTCTACTTTGTATACATTATACAGTCAGCCTTTGCTATACAGAATAGGGTGAAGTTACCCCTAggcgctgatcttgggtcagtttagcattttccccactaattgtTAAGGCTAGGATTGGGGAAGGGGAAGTTGACCCTAAATCTGCAACTAAGGGACACTTCACACCAGAGCATGGTACAGGGAACAAAGGCAAGTGGACCGGACTTTTATCGCCACCTACTGGCAGCTTTTATGGTTAGCACCAACCACCAACCCTGGTTCTACAGAGTTACGGCGCACGCAGGCTTTTGTTCTAGTCCAgcattaacacacctgattcaacctgAATCAGCTGTGTTGGTGCCTGTCTGGAGAGCCTGCACATCCTGTAccacagaaaaaccacatgaattttaCACGTGaacatgtgatcacatgtgatYttatgtgaagttaatgtgataacatgtaacgcaatatgtgataacatgaaactacacgcaaaaatgtgaaatttcatgtgaaatcatgtgatttttctGTAAGGACGTGGTTTGGATTGTCCAATTTAAACTCAGTTGCTTTAGCATTTGTGTTTTTCTTCACATCGCCCCACAGCTTCCTTAGTGAGACAGTCTGAGCCTTTAATCCCAAATCCATCACATCTCACCAGATTGAAAAAGACCAAACGTAAAGGCTTTTACAAAGAAACTTAAAACTGAACAAGTAAAGCCCTCAGACATAAACAGTCATGGCCTTGTATGGAAGTAACTTTTGTTGGATTTTAGAaaaatatattctattctattgaatCGTATTATCATATTATTTTTCATTGTGTACCAGGGAGAGTAGCATTGACCAGTTGGAGAGGTGTAAGCCTGGCAGCAGTATGCAGAAGCTGTGGGTCGAGGTCTTCGCGCCCACGGAGAACGATAAGGGGAAGTACACTCTGGAGATGTTAGATGGTCAAGAAAAGCACCCGCTCACTGGACCTATCTGGACAAGGTTAGTCTGACCAGTCTGATTCACTCAAAAAGCAGTATTGTCTCAAAGCAGTTAAGCAAAATAGGCTTCATACAAGGATTTTACTGCTTCAGATTCATGTCAATGTCTTCACAACTAGAATGTAAACTTCAGAATTTGACAATTATTACTCAATTATAATTTAATTTGTCTGCAATCTTGATCTACATTCATATCTTCCAAGACAGGCAGTTGGTGAATATTACATTCTTCTTAAATACATTTCAGTAATCTATatttaattatctctctctctctctctttaaaMGCCTTTGCTGATCCTCTGTTGGAATACCAGAGATTGAAGTAAGTCCATTACCATATTGATGGTGAGCGCCCAGCATGGCTTGCAGTGGtaaacactaacacaaacaattgCAGGTACTATTTTCTATCACTATTCTCACATGGACAAACAGAAAACTGTTCTATATTCAATATTAATGAGTTGACATATAGTATGGTGATAGATATGAAaccatttgcaaatgtatttatcgGATTTACCCTTGCTTTTTACTACAAAGGCAAGTGGCGGTTGCTGAGAAAGGTGAGTAGCATACTCTTTCATGGtttcttaattatttaattttcTGTACACTGGAATGATTGAATGAGCTTCCTATGGATGATTCAAGGGGGTAAATGTCCTTCTCGTTGCTTTAGATCGGGCCAGGGTGACCAAGGGCCTACCAGATGTGGTGGCTATCATGgagaataaagtaggctaactACTAAATAATACTGTTCTATTACGTGGTTACCATGTTCACTAGTACTTCATTATMTTTTTACGTCCGATTTTTGTAATTGTACTGTTAGACCCacgagtagaagtgctgatctaggatcagtttagccttttagatcataatgaatacaatTAAATGGACAGGGGGAACTGATCATAGATCAGCACCTTCTCcaatacgtttttttattttttttaaatagccttACCTGCCCAAGTCAAGTGACAAGCGGTATTTGGTCGTTGTTCATATTTACATTGACTGTYGTGAATCATGTcatctctatttccctctcctccccagtcTCTGTGCTTGACCTGCTTCGCTGACGGTGCCCCTGCCCCAGAGATGATCTGGCTGAGGAACGACAAAGGCATCGTCTCAGGGGGCCAGTTCAACATCGCCAACGAGAATAAGTGSAGCACTCTGACCGTCAACAGTGTGACTAGCGAGGAATCAGGCAACTACTGCATCTTTGWGCGCAACCAGTACGGCACTCAGACGGTCRACGTGACCGTGASCGTCTRCAAGCATGGCGAGAAGCCCCCGCACGATGCAGYGGAGATGTAAGGAAGGAAGGAGCGTTGGTTTTGTTGCACTAAGAGACGATTACAACTGGGTaccagacgtcaattcaatgtattTTCAACGCTGGTTCCACATGACATgagaacaacgttgattcaaccagtgtgtgcccagtgggttgtgtttgtgtggtggttgAGCCAGTTCGTTTTCATGGGGTTAAATTGGAGTTAATGGGGAGTGAAATGCTAGAAGCGGTTAATTTGTGGCATTGGGATGTAGCAATGACTAAGAAGTTACTTGTGCTAGAGGGAATGCAGTCAATTAGGACAATTTGAGGTCCAGTCAAAACTGCAACAACCTGTATTCTTGTGTCATTAGACTACCAGTAAATATCCCAAGAGTGTCAGCTACAATTTTATGATGTCGCCCCTTTCTTTCTGGAGCAATTTAATAATAGGACCTGTGAGCAGGGACTAGAAAGCTCTGAAGTAGGATTCATTGGCCAAGGCGAGCACGTTAAAGTTTCATTTCATGTCTTGACAGCAGCAGACTTGATGCCAATTGCAATTATCTCCCATGTTGTATTTCACTAGAGGTGTCATGTTAGCCATGTACACGGAGCAAATCACATCGGTGCACGACACGTCAAGTTCGTTTTTCTATATCAACCTAATTTATGCTCTGACCTCCCtgtaataaggctgtaatctCACTCACTCAGAGTCGGCACCTGCAGCTCAAGTAGGTTTATTAGCCTGTCCGCTCTCCACATACAGCGTTTGTCATATCATGTGTCTCTGCAATCGCTTCTAATAAAGCTGCTAAGAAAGTGATTTGATCTTGGTGGCTTGACACCGTTTCATTCACCTCCAACATGCCTCTGATGTTATTGTGTGCACTGTTTGAGATGTCTGCCAGAGKGATTCGTCATTCAATGWTTATTAGAAACATCTCATAGAAGTGCGGKAAAGTATTATGCAATTAAAGAGTAGCTACAATATGTCTTCTGAACTGATAGAAGAGCTCTTGTCCAAGGTGTCATTCACCCATTGCCTGGCTAAACAGTGGAGTAGATTTGAACACTGTTTTTAGGAAGATTCCACAGGacatcagacctgggttcgaatactattcaaacagtttcagagttTGCTTTAGCCTGYCCAAAGAGCCATGTGGCCTGGTTTGCACTTTTGCACTGATTTTATCGGTTCCATTGTGCTAGGCAAGCTCGATAAAGCCCAGTTGAAGTATTCAAAATTATTTCAGATAGCAATTTAAACACAGGTCTGTATTTAGGACAGTATTGCAATAGGTGCTCAGACACAAACTTGAGATCTGCGTGACAGAAGTTTCAGAAGCCAATCTATTGGGATGAGTAAAACCCATGCATATGTCATTTTATGGCTCAGACATAACGTACTCTTCCCCATCCCAAGACAACTGGAAGTTGGGGTCATGCCAGACAGATGTAAGCGAACTCTGGGTTGTTCAAACAATGGGGGACATTACTTCAGAGGCTGTGTTACTGATTAGACACAGAGGCACAGAGCGGAGCCCCCTCTACCTGCTGATATAAGTAGCTGTGGGGGACGCAGTGCCATCTCTACATTTGTGTTTAGCTTCGCACAGCTGTCTCAGGCTCTTATTGTCCATCTTGGTGAAGGAGAAGAAACCGGACcggtacagacacagacaaaatGGCCTTCAGTGGAACGTGGCAGGTGTATGCTCAGGAGAACTACGAGGAGTTTCTCAGGGCCATCTGTGAGTTTCCTAAAGATCCATTGCATTGCATGTATAGGGTTGTTTAGGGGTGAATCTGAAATGTATTTGCTTGATTCCTCGTGTCCTCTTTCTCAAAACTCAATGGAGGAGAGAAGATTAATGgttcctcccctctgaccttctcatccaatgagttttgagaaggagagaggatgtaaggaatcaaggaaatacaaGAGATTCAACTATAGATTCTCAATTATGACCCAAAATGAAAAGGTAGGGTTTGCCTCCATGGGTCCAATCCTAAGCTAATGAGTCATCCTCCTGCCCGTCTATCAGCCCTCCCAGAAGATGTTATCAAGCTGGCCAAAGACATCAAGCCCGTCACTGAGATCCAGCAGAACGGCAATGACTTTGTCATCACCTCCAAAACTCCTGGCAAGTCCGTCACCAACTCCTTCACCATCGGCAAAGAGTCCGACATCACCACCATGGATGGCAAAAAGCTCAAGGTAGACAATCCCAATTTACCTGTCTGTGTTGAATCTATACTTRTGAaagtattgattgattgacatattGTTAAATCGACAGGTTTAATCTTTGAACTGAAGTCCAGCAATCCAGCAATTTGAACTGAAGTCCAGCAGATACAAGATAGTCTTGTATCTGCAGTTAGTGTATGACTTGTTCACTCTTCCAAGTTTCTCAGCTCGTCTGTCCTCACTCGTTATTGCTACACATTACTgatcacctctctcttctctggccccTACAGTGCACTGTCAGACTGGAGGGAGGAAAGCTGATGTGCAACACAGATAAATTCTCCAGCATCCAGGAGCTCAAGGGAGGAGAGATGGTTGAGGTAATTTGACCTAATGTTGGTAGCACTGAAAAATAACACACATCTGTCTGTACAGCGTGTCAAATATAAGCATATAGAGTTGTGAAATATGGGGCACAGGTCAAACAAGCTGTCTATTTCTACCTTATGTGGTTTTATTTGTATAATTGTGACCTGCCCACGGTAACAAAACACTTTTCACTACCTCCCCAATTTCAGACGCTGACAGTGGGCTCTACGTCACTCATCAGGAGGAGCAAAAAGTTGTGAACCTGGAATGGTAGCAGGCAGGGGGGCAGTCCTTGGCTATTTAAATAAACTTGCTTGACATAAAACATATGGTTTATTATGTGTGCTGTGAACATGCTGCTGTGCATCATCTAATAAACAGTGAACGCTGATGGAATAATAGAAAAGTATTCAATATATACTTCACATATGATTCAAAATACACAGTCTATCATTTCACAGTGCCCTTTCAAATACTGAATAGGCCTACAGTGGGATAATTCACACTCAAAACAGCAAAGTCGGGTACATCAACTCATTTCACATTGTAAAACAAACCACTGATAATTTACATTCAAGACGTACGACTAAAATAAAACCTGtatctacggatttcacatgactgggaatacagatatgcatctgttggtcacagacattttttttaaaaggtaggGGYgtggatcagaaaactagtcggTATCTGGCgtgactagggttgcacattttggggaatattcagagctGGAAACGTtccgtgggaatatatgggaattaaaggaaatgtatgcaaattaatattaataccatttaaatgtagatgttttttgcattggatatactTACCATATCAAATGgggacagaaacataaacattttaccttatcataagtagtcATAATTTCAAATTAATAAAYCTTTCCaatagaaatttaaaaaataacaatttagttACARATTGAACTTTAAtcaaatgagttgactcttcccatgggatgatttcactgaacaacaaaagaaagggaatatcaAATGatccccaaaaacgttttcaacatacagttgaagtcgaaagtttacatacacttatgtcggagtcaataaaactagtttttcaaccactacacacatttctagttaacaaactatagttttggcaagtcggttaggacatctaccttgtgcatgacacaagtaatttttccaacaatagtttacagacagattatttcacttataattcactgtatcacaattccagcgggtccgaagtttacacacggtgcttttaaacagcttggaaaattccagaaaattatgtcatggctttagaagcttctgataggctaattgacataatttgagtcaattgaacgtgtacctgtggatgtatttcaaggcctaccttcaaactcagtgcctctttgcttgacatcatgggaaaatcaaaagaaatcagacaagacctcagaaaataattgtagacctccacaagtctggttcatccttgggggcaatttccaaatgcctgaag
It encodes the following:
- the LOC111959150 gene encoding fatty acid-binding protein 10-A, liver basic, with protein sequence MAFSGTWQVYAQENYEEFLRAISLPEDVIKLAKDIKPVTEIQQNGNDFVITSKTPGKSVTNSFTIGKESDITTMDGKKLKCTVRLEGGKLMCNTDKFSSIQELKGGEMVETLTVGSTSLIRRSKKL